The following coding sequences lie in one Aspergillus puulaauensis MK2 DNA, chromosome 3, nearly complete sequence genomic window:
- the ADH1_3 gene encoding zinc-dependent alcohol dehydrogenase (COG:Q;~EggNog:ENOG410PH61;~InterPro:IPR013154,IPR013149,IPR002328,IPR036291, IPR011032,IPR020843;~PFAM:PF00107,PF08240;~go_function: GO:0008270 - zinc ion binding [Evidence IEA];~go_function: GO:0016491 - oxidoreductase activity [Evidence IEA];~go_process: GO:0055114 - oxidation-reduction process [Evidence IEA]) translates to MGSITPPEVSLAAIQDQKTKTISVTQRQTPVPIGTQVLVKLHYSGVCATDLHLARGNIPYLQPKVSVGGHEGTGVIASLGPEADTTKWHIGDRVAVRWVHIVCGKCEVCTTGYENLCRSRKLAGKDIEGTFAEYAIADSSYMVRLPDGVSDADAAPILCAGVTVYKALKIAGLRMGSWVAIAGAGGGLGHLAIQYARGIGLKVVALDINKRDLCLSLGADVYIDILETRNCVSDVIEATGGGAHGALICASSAQAYTDAIGFLRQTGTLVCIGLPSKPTTLPLGPADFVARGIKVLGTSTGDRQDTLEALEYVAKGQVKPQLIEKKLGDIDDILKELEDGTAQGKSVIRIA, encoded by the coding sequence ATGGGTTCAATCACTCCCCCAGAAGTGTCCCTCGCGGCAATCCAAGACCAGAAGACAAAAACCATCTCTGTTACGCAACGACAAACTCCAGTCCCCATCGGTACCCAGGTCCTAGTCAAACTACATTATTCCGGAGTCTGCGCCACAGACCTCCACCTGGCTCGCGGGAACATTCCCTACCTACAGCCCAAAGTCTCAGTGGGCGGCCATGAAGGCACCGGTGTAATCGCCAGTCTCGGGCCCGAAGCAGACACGACAAAGTGGCACATCGGCGATCGGGTCGCGGTACGCTGGGTACATATTGTCTGCGGAAAATGCGAAGTCTGCACGACAGGCTATGAGAATCTATGCCGGAGTCGAAAACTCGCAGGGAAGGACATCGAAGGCACATTTGCCGAGTACGCTATTGCCGACAGCTCTTATATGGTTAGGCTTCCGGATGGAGTGTCCGACGCCGATGCTGCACCGATCCTATGTGCTGGTGTTACTGTTTACAAGGCGCTTAAGATTGCCGGCCTGCGCATGGGGTCGTGGGTGGCCATCGCAGGCGCTGGTGGAGGCTTGGGGCATCTTGCTATCCAGTACGCACGTGGCATTGGCCTCAAGGTCGTCGCCCTTGACATAAACAAAAGAGACCTCTGTTTGAGCCTTGGAGCGGATGTCTATATCGATATATTGGAGACGAGGAACTGTGTGTCCGATGTCATCGAGGCCACCGGTGGTGGAGCTCACGGAGCACTAATCTGCGCCTCCTCAGCGCAGGCTTATACCGACGCCATCGGGTTTCTAAGACAGACTGGAACCCTCGTCTGTATCGGTCTCCCGTCAAAACCTACAACTCTGCCGTTAGGGCCTGCAGACTTTGTTGCTCGCGGTATTAAGGTTCTGGGTACATCCACTGGAGACCGGCAGGACACGCTGGAGGCGCTTGAATATGTAGCGAAGGGTCAAGTAAAGCCACAACTGATTGAAAAGAAGCTGGGAGATATCGATGATATCttgaaggagcttgaggacgGGACAGCGCAGGGCAAATCTGTTATTAGGATAGCATAA
- a CDS encoding uncharacterized protein (COG:S;~EggNog:ENOG410PM1M;~InterPro:IPR000073,IPR029058;~PFAM:PF12697,PF12146), producing MAYTTEIFTLPNGRQMAYTLSPGISDRIILLSNSLAEDLTSWDRVVPVLQDRGFRVLRYDQPGHGRSSTPSKAEQSSMTFDVMADEVHLLLNHLGISRLHAWIGVSMGGIKGVYFVSRHPGIVNKLIVSDAIAMSPAMAGITDNFAARARAVKEAGSVADDLAVTRKRWFGEEWMAKHPEETARMERSMATTTIAGLEACCTALGHPSFDLRPLYPSVGEGCDEALIVAGEKDADLPIKMQDMRNAVEDSFRSYGKKVPVQIKIVKSAGHVPYIDGFEDFCNIVTSFLSR from the coding sequence ATGGCATACACGACCGAAATCTTCACACTCCCCAATGGCCGACAGATGGCCTATACGCTGTCACCTGGGATCTCCGATCGCATTATCCTTCTTTCAAACTCCCTGGCGGAGGACCTGACCTCCTGGGACCGCGTTGTGCCTGTGTTACAAGACCGCGGCTTCCGAGTCCTCCGCTACGACCAACCGGGTCATGGACGTTCCAGCACACCATCGAAGGCCGAGCAATCATCAATGACATTCGACGTCATGGCAGACGAGGTGCATCTCCTCTTAAACCATCTCGGTATCAGCAGGCTGCATGCCTGGATAGGAGTATCCATGGGCGGTATTAAGGGCGTGTACTTTGTATCGCGCCACCCGGGCATAGTGAACAAACTTATTGTATCGGACGCGATCGCAATGTCGCCAGCCATGGCAGGCATCACAGACAACTTTGCAGCGAGGGCACGTGCAGTCAAAGAAGCAGGGTCAGTCGCAGACGACCTTGCCGTCACTCGCAAACGGTGGTTTGGCGAGGAATGGATGGCAAAGCACCCGGAAGAAACGGCGAGAATGGAAAGGTCGATGGCGACTACTACGATTGCAGGGCTTGAGGCGTGTTGCACAGCACTTGGGCACCCCTCCTTTGATCTCAGGCCTCTATATCCTAGCGTCGGGGAAGGCTGTGATGAGGCTCTCATTGTTGCTGGTGAGAAAGATGCGGACTTGCCGATCAAAATGCAGGATATGCGCAATGCTGTGGAAGATAGTTTTCGCAGTTATGGAAAGAAGGTCCCTGTGCAGATAAAGATTGTAAAATCTGCTGGACATGTTCCCTATATCGATGGGTTTGAGGACTTTTGTAACATTGTTACTAGCTTTTTGAGTAGATAG
- a CDS encoding uncharacterized protein (COG:G;~EggNog:ENOG410PV8J;~InterPro:IPR020846,IPR011701,IPR036259;~PFAM:PF07690;~TransMembrane:10 (i65-89o101-120i132-155o161-184i191-213o225-242i300-318o338-362i382-402o495-515i);~go_function: GO:0022857 - transmembrane transporter activity [Evidence IEA];~go_process: GO:0055085 - transmembrane transport [Evidence IEA]), giving the protein MYEKAKNNPHLDPDMALDTEKDAWQHKDDASTTPNLKMRDGIILMPQPSDDPTDPLNWSWLRKHAAMFTISYLALICYVAVTTLVTGTVPVAKSLGVSKSTAVYLGNTPVALYGVAPWLWSPLSHFLGRRPVLLACNAIAMVGAVVVATSQTYAACIVGRVILGAGGSAFWTLGPASIGDMFFLHEKGKKIGISTLAIVVSPFLGTIIGGPIIEDPNLGWRASQWIPLVCMGAGFIMQVFFLPETIYIREAANTNSSVTEIKKPTLWARYGIHIPKRREENNHSFFFIATRPIILCKYPAVMLSAFWFGIAYMMHVGITAEIPLVFEADYNFSVLDVGLTGFSGLIGALVGEAYAGPALDFIVKHTMKQGREWQPEYRLQAIWPALITVPGGLIMFGASLQFGNAWITPLVGQAVYIFGIEIATTVVYGQHPIPLVTKDQRANYETGSQTYILECYPRQGAEANLVFNLIRNIFSYTAPFFLQPMIAKMGMTSTFGLFAALTVFFFPFTIGILIWRGKEIRDKGGDPGWSRG; this is encoded by the exons ATGTACGAGAAGGCCAAAAACAACCCGC ACTTAGATCCAGACATGGCTTTGGACACAGAGAAGGATGCATGGCAGCATAAGGATGACGCCTCCACCACGCCCAACCTCAAGATGCGTGACGGGATTATTCTAATGCCCCAGCCATCTGATGATCCCACCGATCCGCTGAACTGGTCCTGGTTGCGCAAGCATGCTGCCATGTTCACGATATCATACCTGGCACTGATATGCTACGTCGCTGTGACCACACTTGTTACGGGAACTGTTCCTGTGGCAAAGTCTCTAGGTGTGTCCAAGTCTACAGCTGTCTACTTGGGAAACACACCTGTTGCACTCTATGGCGTGGCGCCATGGTTGTGGAGTCCGCTCAGTCACTTTCTGGGACGCAGACCCGTGCTTCTTGCTTGCAATGCTATTGCTATGGTTggagctgttgttgttgccaCTTCCCAAACGTATGCGGCTTGCATTGTTGGTCGGGTCATTCTTGGAGCGGGTGGTTCGGCATTCTGGACACTTGGTCCAGCCAGTATTGGAGATATG TTCTTCCTACacgagaaggggaagaagatcggCATTTCCACCCTGGCAATTGTAGTCTCGCCTTTCCTCGGCACAAT AATCGGCGGCCCCATAATAGAAGACCCAAATCTAGGGTGGCGAGCATCCCAATGGATCCCCCTCGTGTGCATGGGCGCAGGCTTCATCATGcaggtcttcttcctgccagAGACAATCTACATCCGAGAAGCAGCCAATACCAATTCTTCCGTGACTGAgatcaagaaaccaaccCTCTGGGCGCGATACGGCATTCATATTCCCAAACGCCGTGAAGAGAACAATCAtagtttcttcttcatcgccaccCGTCCTATTATACTTTGCAAGTACCCGGCCGTTATGCTATCGGCTTTCTGGTTCGGCATTGCCTATATGATGCATGTTGGTATCACAGCTGAGATCCCACTTGTGTTTGAGGCCGATTATAACTTCTCCGTGCTGGATGTCGGTCTGACTGGGTTCTCTGGGTTGATTGGAGCTCTTGTCGGCGAAGCGTACGCTGGACCTGCGCTTGATTTTATAGTCAAGCACACCATGAAGCAAGGTCGAGAGTGGCAGCCCGAGTATCGGCTGCAAGCGATCTGGCCAGCACTCATCACTGTTCCTGGGGGTCTGATCATGTTCGGTGCATCCCTGCAGTTTGGAAATGCGTGGATTACGCCGTTGGTTGGACAGGCGGTCTATATATTTGGCATCGAGATTGCCACAACAGTCGTGTATGGCCAACATCCTATCCCCCTTGTTACTAAAGATCAACGCGCTAATTACGAGACCGGTAGTCAAACATATATCCTTGAGTGCTATCCTCGTCAAGGCGCAGAAGCGAATTTGGTTTTCAATCTGATTCGGAATATCTTCTCCTACACGGCTCCGTTTTTCCTTCAGCCGATGATTGCAAAGATGGGGATGACGTCGACATTTGGATTGTTTGCTGCTTtgaccgtcttcttcttcccttttaCTATTGGAATTTTGATTTGGCGAGGCAAGGAGATTCGGGACAAGGGAGGGGATCCGGGCTGGAGTAGAGGCTAG
- a CDS encoding uncharacterized protein (COG:S;~EggNog:ENOG410PMUI;~InterPro:IPR001138,IPR007219,IPR036864;~PFAM:PF04082;~go_function: GO:0000981 - DNA-binding transcription factor activity, RNA polymerase II-specific [Evidence IEA];~go_function: GO:0003677 - DNA binding [Evidence IEA];~go_function: GO:0008270 - zinc ion binding [Evidence IEA];~go_process: GO:0006351 - transcription, DNA-templated [Evidence IEA];~go_process: GO:0006355 - regulation of transcription, DNA-templated [Evidence IEA]), with product MADPSTANPPKRRLRRVPGASRKRSAQSCDFCRKRRCKCVPRPSGHGCVMCHEHEVDCSYVLPRKTRFYGSLDDLSDRYKCLEAIVHAAFPNADVSTVPGLLRLGERMGYAMPDFSQGNTVGIEELVKNTIAVDGAQGASLPQAHPVTSQDERRTSSGPAPGLGPGTEASSGLIRDTAGRKHFIGPSGSLQFLGQLRRLILTSRTDGGHDRHAPNRLTATFTDEDAAQALEADNNQEEQPGMSPALNGGGAGESPQSHASLGSSLLRDFASIPNGEIEEIRRQLPQRSAVDSLVRVYFRDIHPDFSLFHRGSFAEEYETYMSLAPTGTQSPSAGWLGCLHMAIAFASMSSANDLPPNVDFNSLSRHCVSLTRLLLPHLVAKCALTNVQALLLLALFLHNHNERNAAWNLVGTAKHMAFSLGLHRDTDNQAHFRPMEREARKRVFCTLYGFEQFLASSLGRPTGLYEFEDVEIVPAHEALLDGGEDDDDTTTLSLELQGILSQARVSLAVKSMPMTSDQANRDSLASHEHASREILGALNQWKNRLASRHALNMPFIGDADDILCEGAQESPRMSLQELRTMMGWQSRRRLRTALVLQLQYRYIGLLVTRSALLLYVATAPARSASERAELPDAQSSDTPGEPLSDLCITHAVQLCRLILLADSVGLVNGTSAMDVFYAYCGVMVLILRSLRVGISASHHHDQHEARLQMEQRRLIAETREVLLRVKKCSTMTRFARVVAAFEEGSRPDRSHRVAPIDNHAPVNGHPAMEAVNALPSDPFHSVEQLSNPTAEQAAVIDPTIDSLRVSQQGPGTGTIAGLLDTTDPSWQSSSLTTFDGPSEANSWMVDSFLGLDGTGAVDWNDIETLLARNIGQ from the exons ATGGCTGACCCATCAACAGCAAACCCACCGAAGCGACGGCTCAGGAGGGTACCAGGCGCGTCTCGGAAGCGATCGGCGCAGAGCT GCGACTTTTGTCGAAAGCGACGTTGTAAATGCGTTCCACGACCGTCAGGGCACGGCTGTGTCATGTGCCATGAGCATGAGGTTGACTGCTCCTACGTCCTTCCACGCAAGACCAGGTTTTACGGCAGCTTAGATGACTTGAGTGACAG ATACAAGTGCCTGGAGGCCATCGTACATGCGGCATTTCCTAATGCTGATGTATCCACCGTGCCGGGGCTCCTCAGACTAGGAGAACGCATGGGATATGCCATGCCAGACTTTTCACAGGGTAACACAGTAGGGATAGAAGAGCTGGTGAAGAATACAATTGCGGTAGATGGCGCTCAAGGGGCTTCACTACCACAGGCGCACCCTGTCACTAGTCAGGATGAGAGAAGAACATCTTCTGGCCCAGCACCTGGACTTGGTCCTGGTACGGAAGCGTCAAGCGGCCTCATCAGGGATACAGCCGGTCGGAAGCATTTCATCGGTCCATCCGGAAGTCTCCAGTTTCTGGGCCAGCTCCGACGCTTGATTCTCACCTCGCGCACTGATGGTGGCCACGACCGGCACGCGCCTAATCGACTGACTGCTACCTTTACGGACGAAGATGCGGCTCAAGCTCTTGAGGCAGATAACAACCAGGAGGAGCAACCAGGAATGTCCCCTGCTCTTAATGGCGGTGGTGCCGGTGAAAGTCCCCAGTCGCATGCGTCTCTAGGCTCATCTCTGCTCCGAGACTTTGCTAGTATCCCCAACGGGGAAATTGAGGAGATCAGAAGACAGCTTCCGCAGCGATCGGCGGTCGATTCACTGGTGAGGGTGTACTTCAGAGATATTCATCCGGACTTCTCATTGTTTCACCGGGGATCCTTCGCAGAGGAGTATGAGACGTACATGTCTTTGGCGCCAACGGGTACGCAGTCTCCCTCAGCAGGCTGGCTCGGCTGTTTGCATATGGCGATTGCCTTTGCATCCATGTCTAGTGCGAACGACCTCCCCCCAAATGTCGACTTCAACTCCCTCTCGCGGCACTGTGTGAGTCTCACgagactgctgctgcctcaTCTAGTCGCCAAATGCGCCCTCACGAATGTCCAAGCCCTTCTCCTGCTGGCGCTGTTCCTACACAACCATAACGAGCGCAATGCAGCATGGAACCTCGTGGGAACCGCCAAACATATGGCCTTCTCTCTGGGTCTGCATCGTGACACCGACAACCAAGCACATTTCCGGCCTATGGAGAGAGAGGCGCGAAAGCGAGTCTTCTGCACATTGTATGGTTTCGAGCAGTTTCTTGCATCCAGCCTGGGGAGGCCAACCGGGCTTTACGAGTTTGAAGACGTGGAAATCGTTCCTGCCCACGAAGCTTTGCTAGATGGaggcgaggatgacgatgacacgACAACACTCTCCCTGGAGCTGCAAGGTATTCTGTCACAAGCAAGAGTATCCCTTGCGGTCAAGTCAATGCCTATGACCAGCGACCAAGCCAACAGGGACAGCCTGGCCAGCCACGAACATGCTTCGAGGGAGATCCTGGGCGCATTGAATCAGTGGAAGAACCGGCTGGCCTCACGCCATGCGTTAAACATGCCTTTTATCGGCGACGCCGACGACATCTTGTGTGAAGGCGCGCAGGAGTCGCCACGGATGTCATTGCAGGAACTGCGAACAATGATGGGCTGGCAGAGCCGGCGCCGGCTTCGGACTGCGCTGGTGCTGCAGCTCCAATACAGATATATCGGCCTCCTAGTAACAAGGTCTGCCTTGCTTCTATATGTTGCAACCGCGCCCGCTAGGAGTGCAAGTGAGCGAGCGGAGCTCCCCGACGCTCAATCCTCAGACACCCCAGGTGAACCCCTGTCGGATCTGTGCATAACGCACGCTGTTCAGCTCTGTCGCCTAATCTTGCTTGCCGACTCTGTTGGACTGGTGAACGGTACCTCGGCCATGGATGTCTTTTATGCCTATTGCGGTGTCATGGTGCTTATCCTACGTTCACTACGTGTTGGTATCTCCGCCAGCCACCATCACGACCAACACGAGGCACGCCTACAGATGGAGCAGCGTCGCCTCATTGCGGAGACGAGGGAAGTGCTGCTGCGCGTGAAGAAGTGCAGCACGATGACTCGGTTTGCACGCGTGGTAGCTGCGTTCGAGGAGGGATCGAGGCCAGATCGATCGCATCGCGTCGCTCCTATAGACAACCACGCCCCAGTCAATGGGCACCCGGCTATGGAGGCAGTGAATGCGTTGCCAAGTGACCCGTTCCACTCCGTTGAGCAACTCAGTAACCCAACCGCCGAACAAGCAGCGGTTATAGATCCTACTATCGACTCCCTTCGTGTCTCCCAACAAGGACCAGGTACGGGAACAATCGCAGGGCTCCTCGACACCACAGATCCCTCGTGGCAGTCTAGCTCGCTGACCACATTTGACGGGCCATCCGAGGCAAACAGTTGGATGGTGGATTCTttcctcggccttgacggGACGGGCGCTGTCGACTGGAATGATATCGAGACACTCCTGGCACGAAATATTGGGCAATGA
- a CDS encoding uncharacterized protein (COG:C;~EggNog:ENOG410PICX;~InterPro:IPR015590,IPR029510,IPR016161,IPR016162, IPR016163;~PFAM:PF00171;~go_function: GO:0016491 - oxidoreductase activity [Evidence IEA];~go_function: GO:0016620 - oxidoreductase activity, acting on the aldehyde or oxo group of donors, NAD or NADP as acceptor [Evidence IEA];~go_process: GO:0055114 - oxidation-reduction process [Evidence IEA]), producing MYPSVSDSYQLGEPLQLCIGGSYQNSKGNGMFPVKNPMTGVTIYQCASASLDDYAAAIDGAHSAQRSWAALGPSARRLILLKAADIMETYIDSDAPEILSAEVSATKGWVKANILSTAGVFRENAALATHIKGEIVPADRPNTTILVERQPVGVVFAISPWNMPVTLTARAICCPLICGNTVILKPSEFSPKSQHLVVRALAAAGLPAGCLQFLPTSPAETPAAVEFTVKHPKVSRTNFTGSERVGQIIAALSASVLKPCVLELGGKAPVAVLEDADIDSAVEAVAYGALSNSGQICMSTERVIVHRSVAADFKARLVKRVESLRVGNHMVDSSVQLSGLFNASSAARVLDLVKDAVAAGATLLTGDMKLHGPCDTIIVPHILEGVTRDMDLFCKESFGPVLFVSEFDNEEEAISQANDSEFSLCASVFSRDALRAMDTAKQIRTGSCHVNGSTVYIEAPLPNGGVGGASGYGRFGGIAGIEEFTERQIVSLARPGMKYSF from the coding sequence ATGTATCCATCAGTCAGTGACTCGTATCAGCTCGGAGAGCCCCTACAGCTGTGTATTGGAGGCAGCTACCAGAACTCCAAGGGCAATGGCATGTTCCCTGTCAAGAACCCCATGACGGGGGTTACCATATACCAATGTGCCTCTGCATCGCTCGACGATTACGCTGCCGCCATTGATGGAGCACATTCAGCCCAGCGGTCCTGGGCCGCACTTGGCCCCTCAGCACGGCGACTGATTCTCCTCAAGGCGGCCGATATCATGGAGACGTACATCGACAGCGACGCGCCAGAGATTCTATCGGCCGAGGTATCAGCGACAAAAGGATGGGTGAAGGCCAACATCCTTTCCACAGCCGGAGTGTTCCGCGAGAATGCAGCTCTAGCGACACACATCAAGGGCGAAATCGTCCCCGCCGACCGTCCCAATACCACGATCCTGGTCGAGCGACAGCCAGTCGGTGTGGTCTTCGCCATCAGCCCCTGGAACATGCCCGTGACACTGACCGCGAGGGCAATCTGCTGCCCGTTAATCTGCGGCAACACAGTCATACTCAAGCCGTCCGAGTTTAGCCCCAAGTCCCAGCATCTCGTTGTCCGTGCActggctgcagctggactACCGGCCGGATGCCTGCAGTTCCTGCCCACCAGTCCTGCCGAGACCCCTGCGGCTGTTGAGTTCACCGTCAAGCACCCGAAAGTGAGCAGGACAAACTTCACGGGCAGTGAGCGGGTGGGCCAAATCATTGCTGCATTATCGGCTTCCGTGTTGAAGCCATGCGTTCTAGAGCTGGGTGGAAAGGCACCCGTCGCTGTCCTGGAAGACGCGGATATCGACAGCGCCGTTGAAGCAGTCGCATACGGTGCTCTGTCCAACAGCGGACAGATATGCATGTCCACGGAACGGGTGATTGTTCATCGCTCGGTGGCCGCTGACTTCAAAGCGCGACTGGTAAAGCGAGTCGAGAGCCTGCGGGTAGGAAACCACATGGTGGACTCGAGCGTGCAGCTGTCAGGTCTGTTCAACGCCTCATCTGCCGCACGCGTGTTGGATCTTGTTAAAGACGCCGTTGCGGCCGGTGCTACACTCCTAACAGGCGATATGAAACTCCACGGACCATGCGATACGATTATAGTCCCCCATATCCTGGAAGGCGTTACACGCGACATGGACCTCTTCTGCAAAGAATCATTCGGCCCCGTCCTGTTTGTATCCGAATTTGAtaacgaggaagaggccatCTCACAGGCCAATGACTCGGAGTTTTCCTTGTGTGCGAGTGTCTTCTCCCGGGACGCTCTCCGCGCAATGGACACGGCCAAGCAAATCCGGACGGGCAGTTGTCATGTCAATGGGTCGACTGTCTATATCGAGGCGCCGCTTCCGAATGggggtgttggtggtgcGAGTGGGTATGGTCGGTTTGGGGGCATAGCGGGCATTGAGGAGTTTACGGAGAGGCAGATTGTTAGTCTGGCGAGGCCGGGGATGAAGTATTCTTTTTGA